In one Gemmatimonas sp. genomic region, the following are encoded:
- a CDS encoding glycosyltransferase family 1 protein, producing the protein MPRLLVCTDSFPPQLNGVSVVTASMVTGLTARGWDCAVLAPAYPPTLCAALSEPPVLRRFSISSRALPSYPAVRLAWPPLRLAHRIIRDFRPDLVHCATEFTVGWAGLRAARAYDVPVVTTHHTDFSRYCDAYGVPFLRPVVQRWLGGFHRRAQLTMAPSTTVERTLRAMHVGHTAVWGGGVDTTHFSPRHFSLLSRHRFAMGADFTFLHVGRLAPEKNVEFVLDAFEHVRVRFRERRLRLIIAGAGPIERRLRQRAGDDVIFLGAVDRVRDLPALYASADGFVTASETETLGLVVLEAMASGLPVVACDAAGVGEHLEHARNGLAFAPGDMNGCVSAMSRLVADASLHERLRVGARASAESLSTDRALDQLDALLHKVMAAAAVSCGPSASPLVMTPAR; encoded by the coding sequence ATGCCACGCCTTCTCGTTTGCACCGACAGCTTCCCGCCCCAGCTCAATGGAGTGAGCGTCGTGACGGCCAGCATGGTGACCGGTTTGACCGCGCGCGGGTGGGACTGCGCAGTGCTGGCGCCCGCCTACCCCCCGACGCTCTGCGCGGCGCTTTCCGAGCCACCTGTCCTGCGCCGTTTCTCGATATCGTCTCGCGCCCTGCCGTCGTACCCGGCGGTCCGACTCGCGTGGCCCCCCCTGCGGTTGGCGCACCGCATCATCCGGGACTTCCGTCCCGATCTGGTCCACTGCGCCACCGAATTCACCGTGGGGTGGGCCGGTCTGCGCGCGGCTCGCGCGTACGACGTACCGGTGGTGACCACGCATCACACGGACTTCTCGCGCTACTGCGATGCCTACGGCGTGCCGTTCCTGCGTCCGGTCGTGCAGCGCTGGCTCGGCGGCTTTCACCGGCGTGCGCAGCTTACGATGGCTCCGTCCACCACGGTCGAGCGCACGCTGCGCGCGATGCACGTTGGGCACACGGCCGTCTGGGGCGGAGGCGTGGATACCACGCATTTCTCGCCACGACACTTCTCGCTGCTGAGCCGCCATCGCTTTGCCATGGGTGCCGACTTCACCTTCCTGCATGTGGGCCGGCTCGCCCCCGAGAAGAACGTGGAGTTCGTGCTCGACGCCTTCGAGCATGTGCGCGTGCGCTTTCGCGAGCGTCGACTGCGCCTCATCATCGCCGGGGCCGGGCCGATCGAACGACGACTGCGGCAACGGGCCGGCGACGACGTGATCTTCCTGGGGGCCGTCGATCGGGTGCGCGACCTGCCCGCGCTGTACGCGAGTGCCGACGGATTCGTCACCGCGTCGGAGACCGAAACGCTCGGGCTGGTGGTGCTCGAGGCCATGGCGTCAGGGTTGCCCGTGGTGGCCTGTGACGCAGCTGGCGTGGGCGAGCATCTCGAACATGCGCGCAACGGACTCGCCTTTGCGCCGGGTGACATGAACGGCTGCGTGTCGGCCATGTCGCGTCTGGTGGCCGACGCCTCGCTGCACGAGCGACTGCGCGTCGGTGCCCGCGCGTCGGCCGAGTCCCTGTCCACCGATCGGGCACTGGATCAGCTGGATGCCCTGCTGCACAAGGTCATGGCTGCCGCCGCCGTCAGCTGTGGACCGTCAGCCTCGCCGCTGGTGATGACCCCTGCACGGTGA
- a CDS encoding glycosyltransferase family 1 protein, giving the protein MRLALFSDTFSPQVNGVARTLDRLTTALRERGGEVLVFTTDEPGAHDAMDVVRSPGRAFPAYPQLRLSWPRQSAVMARLREFQPTLVHAATEFGMGLAGRRAARALDVPFVSSYHTSFTAYAAHYGMGLLARPGWSYLRWFHNGGRRTYCPTAAIVREVEAEGFERCTVWTRGVDGHRFSPRYRSAAFRAAIGAHDGTLVAAYVGRLAAEKQVDVALDAVRLTSAARPGAVRLLVVGDGPCDVSARSRAPEGSTFTGRLEGAALSEAYASADVLLFPSTTDTFGNVMLEAMASGTPVIGADVAPTREVLLPDRGWVAPPGDAAAVASLLTQLTDDRTPLHLRREAALKHSAACTWDAVWDRLFDDYLTVQGSSPAARLTVHS; this is encoded by the coding sequence GTGCGGCTCGCACTCTTCTCCGACACCTTCAGCCCGCAGGTGAACGGGGTGGCGCGCACCCTGGACCGTCTGACGACCGCCCTGCGGGAGCGCGGCGGTGAGGTTCTGGTGTTCACCACCGACGAACCGGGCGCCCACGACGCCATGGATGTCGTGCGATCACCGGGACGCGCGTTCCCAGCCTACCCGCAGCTGCGCCTGTCGTGGCCGCGGCAGTCCGCGGTCATGGCGCGCCTTCGCGAGTTCCAACCAACGCTCGTCCATGCCGCGACGGAGTTCGGCATGGGGTTGGCGGGTCGTCGTGCGGCGCGAGCGCTCGATGTCCCATTCGTGTCATCGTATCACACCAGCTTCACCGCGTACGCGGCGCACTACGGTATGGGCCTTCTCGCGCGACCCGGGTGGTCCTACCTGCGCTGGTTTCACAACGGCGGTCGTCGCACGTATTGCCCCACCGCGGCCATCGTGCGGGAGGTGGAAGCCGAGGGATTCGAGCGCTGCACCGTATGGACGCGCGGAGTCGACGGCCACCGCTTTTCTCCCCGCTATCGATCGGCGGCATTTCGCGCGGCCATCGGGGCGCACGACGGCACCCTCGTGGCGGCCTACGTGGGGCGCCTCGCCGCCGAAAAACAGGTGGACGTTGCCCTCGACGCGGTGCGGCTGACGTCTGCCGCCAGACCGGGGGCCGTGCGACTCCTGGTGGTTGGCGATGGGCCGTGTGATGTGTCTGCGCGATCCCGTGCGCCGGAGGGGAGTACCTTTACCGGTCGCCTCGAGGGCGCTGCGCTGAGCGAGGCGTACGCAAGCGCCGATGTCCTGCTGTTCCCCAGCACCACCGACACCTTCGGCAACGTCATGTTGGAAGCCATGGCGTCGGGCACGCCGGTGATCGGCGCGGACGTCGCGCCGACACGCGAAGTGCTGCTCCCCGATCGAGGGTGGGTGGCGCCGCCTGGTGATGCCGCGGCGGTCGCCTCTCTGCTGACCCAGCTGACCGATGATCGCACGCCGCTCCATCTGCGCCGTGAGGCGGCGCTCAAGCATTCGGCAGCGTGCACGTGGGATGCCGTCTGGGATCGGTTGTTCGACGACTATCTCACCGTGCAGGGGTCATCACCAGCGGCGAGGCTGACGGTCCACAGCTGA
- a CDS encoding glycosyltransferase: protein MTSVPLTSGLAAAPRRLHLATAELPANPRPDAELTVLDATEWFGETSGGIRTYLLEKGRYVAARRQLRQVVLVPGNEDAIDDASGVRFVRMRGPSIPRHRPYRFLLASRSIARVIRHEQPDLIEIGSPFLVPWLVHQAVRHTPVPLAYFHHTDVARVVSNVTPASLRPHVTPLVWRYLRQIARRCAVAIVATESGKRELEANGFGRVERVPLGVDVDTFTPARRPTGWALRAHLGLPDAPLAVFAGRFAREKELDVVLDAWSRVEAQTGARLMLVGAGPDAARLRAHPYARRVLFQPFVSDRTQLAALLAAADLYVAPGPAETFGLAAVEAMACGTPVLSVNRGGVAEHVAKSGAGLCYEPGDATSLVHAAACLLGSDLTVLGARAHGYAVAEHSWAHVFDRLFALYASLRR from the coding sequence ATGACCAGCGTTCCACTTACCTCTGGGCTTGCTGCGGCGCCACGCCGCCTGCACCTGGCCACCGCCGAGTTGCCGGCGAACCCGCGCCCCGATGCGGAGCTCACGGTGCTCGACGCCACCGAGTGGTTTGGCGAGACCAGTGGCGGCATCCGCACCTACCTGCTCGAGAAAGGACGATACGTGGCCGCGCGTCGTCAGCTGCGGCAGGTGGTGCTCGTCCCCGGCAATGAAGATGCCATCGACGATGCATCGGGTGTCCGCTTCGTGCGGATGCGCGGCCCGTCCATTCCCCGTCATCGCCCCTACCGCTTCCTGCTCGCCTCCCGTTCCATCGCACGCGTCATTCGGCACGAACAGCCCGATCTGATCGAAATCGGGAGTCCCTTCCTTGTGCCTTGGCTGGTGCACCAGGCGGTGCGGCACACGCCTGTGCCGCTGGCGTATTTCCATCACACCGACGTGGCCCGTGTCGTCTCGAACGTCACGCCGGCATCGCTCCGCCCGCACGTGACGCCCCTCGTCTGGCGGTACCTGCGCCAGATTGCGCGACGGTGCGCCGTGGCCATCGTGGCCACCGAGAGCGGCAAGCGCGAACTCGAGGCCAACGGCTTCGGGCGCGTGGAGCGTGTCCCGCTGGGGGTGGATGTCGACACGTTCACGCCGGCGCGACGCCCCACAGGGTGGGCGTTGCGGGCGCACCTTGGCCTCCCCGACGCGCCGCTCGCCGTCTTCGCCGGCCGGTTCGCGCGCGAGAAGGAGCTCGACGTGGTGCTCGACGCCTGGAGTCGCGTGGAGGCGCAGACGGGCGCCCGACTGATGCTGGTGGGCGCGGGCCCCGACGCGGCCAGGCTGCGGGCACACCCGTACGCGCGGCGCGTGCTGTTTCAGCCCTTCGTGAGCGACCGGACGCAGTTGGCGGCACTGCTGGCCGCGGCCGACCTGTACGTGGCTCCCGGGCCGGCGGAGACCTTCGGCCTGGCCGCCGTCGAAGCCATGGCCTGCGGCACACCGGTCCTGAGCGTCAACCGCGGTGGTGTGGCGGAACATGTGGCGAAGAGCGGTGCCGGCCTCTGCTACGAACCGGGAGACGCGACCTCCCTGGTGCACGCGGCGGCGTGCCTGCTCGGGTCGGATCTGACGGTGCTCGGTGCTCGCGCGCACGGCTATGCCGTGGCGGAGCACAGTTGGGCGCACGTGTTCGACCGCCTCTTCGCCCTGTACGCGTCCCTGCGACGGTGA
- a CDS encoding phosphatase PAP2 family protein yields the protein MPPWIQRLDASDRAIFARLCLSPGSGSAARTFWSCITHLGGARASIGLTVLALLFPAVDLRLCWRTLLLLGWSHLVVQIVKRTVGRPRPSTAPTFTSLVEVPDRFSFPSGHSCAAMAVAIGFATAFPTCAVPLLVVAGLVGFSRVMLGVHYPGDVVVGQAIALMTAFPILR from the coding sequence ATGCCTCCATGGATTCAGCGTCTCGACGCGAGTGATCGCGCGATCTTCGCCCGGCTGTGCCTGTCACCGGGCAGCGGCAGCGCCGCCCGCACCTTCTGGTCCTGCATCACGCATCTCGGGGGTGCGCGCGCCAGCATCGGTCTCACGGTGCTGGCGCTGCTCTTTCCCGCCGTCGACCTGCGCCTCTGCTGGCGTACGCTGCTGCTGCTGGGGTGGTCGCATCTCGTCGTGCAGATCGTGAAACGCACCGTGGGCCGTCCCCGGCCGTCGACGGCACCGACGTTCACGTCGCTGGTGGAGGTTCCGGATCGCTTCTCCTTCCCCAGCGGTCACTCCTGCGCCGCCATGGCGGTGGCCATTGGATTCGCCACGGCCTTCCCCACCTGCGCTGTTCCCTTGCTGGTGGTGGCGGGGCTGGTGGGCTTCTCGCGGGTGATGCTGGGTGTGCACTACCCGGGAGACGTGGTCGTAGGGCAGGCCATTGCGTTGATGACAGCGTTCCCGATCCTGCGCTGA